One region of Papaver somniferum cultivar HN1 unplaced genomic scaffold, ASM357369v1 unplaced-scaffold_131, whole genome shotgun sequence genomic DNA includes:
- the LOC113332525 gene encoding uncharacterized protein LOC113332525 — MKSSGFPHLWNVCLAFDPLRSPYYKVVFFWWKNSDPDCINYKTEIYDSETSSLTLSEFDSCNPRDECILWGLAQGAGMFWKGSFYWCNLKGLIAYFDVDRELVGVVPLLSSASANGDVVKSFNIAEYGGHFYLIERDWDVDPFGCNRFCIFEMDSADYSWIAKGQVDVRLNPYAGSPCSSTFLPRYHYILFIIEKEDEKESTEVVLLTKESSVLSYDLKDMSFKKIYDLSAQQEFDSFYAEFHQYIESLACV; from the coding sequence ATGAAAAGCAGTGGTTTCCCACATCTTTGGAATGTTTGTTTAGCGTTTGATCCATTGAGATCCCCGTATTACAAAGTTGTATTTTTCTGGTGGAAGAACAGTGATCCAGATTGTATTAACTATAAAACTGAAATCTACGATTCTGAAACCTCTTCTTTGACGTTGTCTGAATTTGATTCGTGTAATCCCCGAGATGAATGTATACTATGGGGACTGGCTCAGGGTGCTGGTATGTTCTGGAAGGGTTCATTCTACTGGTGCAACCTAAAAGGGTTGATTGCTTACTTTGATGTTGATCGAGAATTAGTTGGGGTAGTGCCACTGCTAAGTTCTGCTTCAGCAAATGGTGATGTTGTAAAGTCTTTCAACATTGCCGAGTATGGGGGTCATTTCTATCTTATTGAGAGAGATTGGGATGTTGATCCTTTCGGCTGCAATCGTTTCTGCATATTCGAGATGGATTCTGCTGACTATAGTTGGATAGCGAAAGGTCAGGTTGATGTGAGGTTAAATCCATATGCCGGGTCTCCTTGTAGTTCTACGTTTCTGCCTCGCTATCATTATATCTTATTCATTATCGAGAAGGAAGACGAGAAGGAGTCAACAGAGGTTGTGCTACTAACAAAAGAGAGTAGTGTTCTCTCTTATGATCTAAAGGATATGAGCTTCAAGAAAATTTATGATCTATCAGCACAACAAGAATTTGATAGTTTTTATGCTGAATTTCATCAATATATCGAGTCCTTGGCTTGTGTTTAG
- the LOC113332342 gene encoding putative disease resistance protein RGA3, producing the protein MAIIEGILTNGVTEILKKLVPVIAQEINLAWGVKDELKTLQDTLEMILAVLADAERRQMTEEVVRIWLRRLKDVAYDADDVMDELSYETMRRCVRGNSLKHKARDFISSANPLAFHYQMSNKIKHINRRLDSITKDMSRFHLQTTPASSILPEESTEHRSQQTASSVNESDIIGREDEKERITNMLTGVIPSSSDRNTEKVSVVSIVGMGGLGKTSLAQLVYKDELVNKHFELKMWVHVSEDFDVEKLLTKIMESSTQNK; encoded by the coding sequence ATGGCGATCATTGAAGGAATTCTTACTAACGGTGTAAcagaaatattaaaaaaattggttcctgttattGCTCAAGAGATTAATTTGGCATGGGGCGTCAAAGATGAACTCAAAACGCTTCAAGACACTTTAGAGATGATTCTTGCTGTGCTAGCTGATGCGGAGAGGAGGCAAATGACTGAAGAAGTTGTGAGAATTTGGTTGAGAAGGCTTAAAGATGTTGCTTATGATGCGGATGATGTGATGGATGAGTTGTCCTACGAAACCATGCGTCGGTGCGTCAGGGGGAACAGCTTAAAGCATAAGGCTCGTGATTTCATTTCATCTGCGAACCCACTTGCATTTCATTACCAGATGTCCAACAAAATCAAACATATCAATCGGAGGTTAGATTCAATTACCAAAGATATGAGTAGGTTTCACTTGCAAACTACACCTGCCAGCTCTATTCTCCCTGAGGAAAGCACCGAGCATCGGAGCCAACAAACCGCGTCCTCTGTTAATGAATCGGACATTATAGGACGGGAGGATGAAAAGGAAAGAATAACTAATATGCTAACCGGAGTCATCCCATCATCATCTGATAGAAACACAGAAAAGGTCTCCGTCGTTTCCATAGTTGGGATGGGAGGACTTGGTAAAACAAGTCTAGCTCAGCTCGTCTACAAAGATGAGTTGGTAAATAAACATTTTGAGCTAAAGATGTGGGTACATGTATCTGAAGATTTTGATGTGGAAAAGCTTTTAACAAAAATTATGGAGTCCTCAACTCAGAATAAGTGA